The following proteins come from a genomic window of Penaeus monodon isolate SGIC_2016 chromosome 22, NSTDA_Pmon_1, whole genome shotgun sequence:
- the LOC119586831 gene encoding uncharacterized protein LOC119586831 isoform X3: MADRTLPPQVEGPSQGRLDMIVGRPSLFPAPKATQTFVFTFRWWGDTQPCVLRLPPNKSEVRIVYHITCSPRSFRQYLLDAGSLHVSLRIEGSGKTHDMEEDHQLNNELQNLKKSGIETPRQKLLRRQLRLKKGWQDGDVVGSFMLPDMKLNTRGDYVRECRIVDSSADIVGTIVVTLVFLEGSLDDFHHLKISNDEQTSPNDKSSETRPKARPSGIPVRETHASKIPKNVNEGYRPRSRSSSFRNSPRSKSEPLKSPRKQQGDHLIQGYQGKENEAPPRMREAKGSQPMESQEPQVVLRRGRGENQSLIRERPASWGLYPLLNGADPYSLVESGAVKKEDLPILMQVLEGRSPSLDLSNLDPDTQKLLEGLDLSMSFSGISTTSPGRSFSRSDTSGMEKQGEKSRSQGFSVFKGNEQDSMSFSGMSMTSGVWPLERMEECQGSKPVLQERVQPHASPRAARRLSQTGSAKSKIPMSHAGSKSPGTACRSLLSRPTADRTISAAARDASFTSKDEEDLSDIQENGPIGRRASDGPSTRRGSEEEGSVLVVDVGTLTLAPSLLPVRPPDKKEKISGVKVMHRSRVCYLTTLEVKLPGVEIPPEWDLLQTCASRQLADNEINYNVREVLKLPPAPALEILRGQLEIRSVCRRLGERDSEEVGSASVSMMDLWQLSGSEVQVPLFRSEVPDGKDSLTKRRKAKRKEEGDVKQSYANLTFTARLGLAVGQSHHTGDLEEPWDLHHRKGSHEVGSHMGHPDSKPKEMPYLAKLREKGYTHALPSTPPPHAGPRSHRDPDGEDREVIRIFKPRPVPPENYEPFQSAVFNSIYLPTHMSPREKIYNGAWQQQPGRVEVVDSILSSPVPTKVVSSCDTGFRIYQGSFLAGINGHDPQTNNQPVESGGESPCIRTIGDFHADYIEHALLNRRSSAEMKQEERRGSCRVHLEILKGRNLPWVEGPDGTLKPPSCYVRATIGSHNIQTNICLEADNPMWNYAADVLLPYSQLCQTDGNLILKVHHGSWDQPPSLEDPLMGFVCVDATSIWSGHVSLCGWYPLLDLRGCVRGHLKVSLTPHEPPQAGGPPRKACYSVNLHENVGQKVMPETYRSGPTCSQRSDKSSDTSLRERQSHVASDAETSKRESLKPLSPNIMQKHSPKSQRKTYSSGSEGSTSDASSSPYKNVDSSVYSKYSVISSGSVVVDGEVLNDVSGFHGGVSNKKSSSSHENLRAATTGVENKASYDRKYSSIPVFSPHKDSNKLADQENERKKSGDNLPEVNYREKENKTPSTSVHSQGFCRHKGTVIVKGVASDSDKGSGSGAGSRVSEDNEHSTPKMERRKGSILLKDSLIVSHFRMQKEEDSNKETASQENILPSRVPSSPRYGEKERTVSNECPGSQSQQPSQPPASSSGTTTTADKPSSCLKVPGSPSLRAKHVTFAHKLVQHQDRESSSDQSRRQPGLTQQSHDLYRTSHETFGSAVNERNILDPESRQKLPRGHAPTERSDLQVVPCREGDTQVVTTTVSAQGSRSYSVVSGFDSKGMMEARKSRDNKSDLIMAFSWMNQSSESDTPCVSFIEQRQNVKEAESGGKGHHMNNSTDNKGSPAMGNHTGSPQKKSRKFRNRLAANFHLK, translated from the exons ATGGCGGacagaaccctccccccccaagtgGAGGGGCCGTCACAg GGCCGCCTCGATATGATAGTTGGTCGTCCGTCTTTGTTCCCCGCACCCAAAGCAACACAAACCTTCGTCTTCACATTCCGGTGGTGGGGGGACACGCAACCCTGTGTATTACG GCTTCCTCCAAACAAAAGCGAAGTAAGAATTGTTTATCACATAACATGCAGCCCTCGGTCCTTCCGTCAGTATCTTCTGGATGCTGGAAGCCTGCATGTGAGCCTCAGGATAGAAGGTTCTGGGAAAACGCACGATATGGAGGAGGACCATCAGTTAAACAACGAATTACAGAATCTGAAGAAATCTGGAATAGAAACCCCAAGACAAAAGTTGCTAAGAAGGCAGCTGCGTCTCAAGAAGGGCTGGCAAGATGGGGATGTTGTTGGGAGCTTCATGTTGCCAGACATGAAGCTAAACACTAGAGGTGACTATGTCCGTGAGTGCCGGATAGTCGACTCCTCTGCTGATATTGTTGGCACGATTGTGGTGACGTTGGTATTTCTTGAAGGCAGTCTGGATGACTTTCACCACCTGAAGATATCAAATGATGAACAAACATCACCAAATGACAAGAGCAGTGAAACAAGACCCAAAGCTCGGCCCTCTGGAATCCCAGTGAGGGAGACCCATGCTAGTAAAATTCCCAAGAACGTCAATGAGGGATACAGACCGAGGAGTCGAAGTAGTAGCTTCAGGAATTCTCCAAGATCGAAGAGTGAGCCACTGAAGTCTCCCAGGAAACAGCAAGGGGACCACCTGATCCAGGGTTACCAGGGGAAGGAAAACGAGGCTCCACCAAGAATGAGGGAGGCCAAGGGGAGTCAGCCAATGGAGAGCCAAGAGCCCCAGGTTGTGctgcggagagggaggggtgagaaccAGTCTCTCATCAGGGAACGGCCAGCAAGTTGGGGTCTGTATCCTCTGTTAAATGGGGCGGATCCATATTCCTTAGTTG AGTCTGGAGCTGTGAAGAAGGAAGACCTTCCTATCCTCATGCAGGTCTTGGAGGGTAGATCACCTAGTCTTGATCTTTCCAACCTTGACCCAGACACACAGAAGCTCCTTGAGGGACTAGACCTGTCCATGAGCTTCTCGGGAATCAGCACCACATCCCCAGGGAGAAGCTTCTCCAGGAGTGACACCTCAGGAATGGAGAAGCAGGGAGAGAAATCCAGATCACAGGGGTTCTCTGTCTTCAAGGGGAATGAACAGGATTCAATGAGCTTCTCAGGCATGTCCATGACATCAGGAGTTTGGCCACTGGAGAGGATGGAAGAGTGCCAGGGTAGCAAGCCAGTGTTGCAGGAAAGGGTACAACCCCATGCAAGTCCAAGGGCTGCTAGAAGGCTTAGTCAAACTGGCAGTGCAAAATCAAAGATACCAATGAGCCATGCAGGATCCAAGAGCCCGGGGACAGCGTGTCGGTCTTTGCTGTCAAGGCCAACTGCAGATAGGACCATTTCAGCTGCGGCCAGGGATGCTTCATTCACCTCAAAGGATGAAGAGGATCTTTCTGATATTCAGGAAAATGGACCTATCGGGAGAAGGGCTTCTGATGGTCCGTCAACAAGAAGGGGATCAGAAG AAGAGGGTTCTGTGTTGGTAGTCGATGTTGGCACGCTGACTTTGGCTCCTTCACTGCTTCCCGTTAGACCACCTGATAAGAAGGAGAAGATCAGCG GTGTGAAGGTCATGCATCGCAGTCGAGTATGTTACCTGACCACATTGGAGGTGAAGTTACCAGGAGTTGAAATTCCTCCAGAATGGGACTTGTTGCAGACCTGTGCTTCGAGGCAATTAGCTGACAATG AAATCAACTACAATGTAAGGGAGGTGCTGAAACTTCCGCCAGCACCAGCACTGGAGATCCTCAGAGGACAGCTGGAAATCAG ATCTGTGTGTCGACGCCTTGGAGAAAGGGACAGTGAAGAAGTTGGCAGTGCTAGTGTCAGCATGATGGACTTATGGCAGCTCAGTGGCTCAGAGGTGCAGGTACCTCTCTTCCGTTCTGAAGTACCAGATGGTAAAGATTCGCTGACCAAGAGACGGAAGgccaagaggaaagaggagggagatgtgAAGCAGTCATATGCAAATTTAACCTTCACTGCGAGGCTAGGGCTTGCGGTGGGACAATCACATCATACTGGAGACCTTGAAGAACCATGGGATCTCCATCATAGAAAAGGCTCACACGAAGTTGGATCCCACATGGGACACCCTGATTCAAAGCCAAAAGAAATGCCTTACCTTGCAAAactgagagagaaaggatatacACATGCACTTCcttccacacccccaccacatgcTGGCCCCAGGTCTCACAGAGATCCAGATGGTGAAGACAGAGAGGTTATACGAATTTTCAAACCCCGACCTGTTCCGCCTGAGAATTATGAACCCTTTCAGTCAGCTGTCTTCAACTCAATATACCTCCCGACACACATGAGCCCGAGAGAAAAAATTTACAACGGGGCTTGGCAACAGCAACCGGGGAGAGTTGAGGTAGTGGACAGCATCCTTAGCAGCCCTGTCCCTACCAAGGTTGTTAGCTCCTGTGATACTGGATTTCGCATTTACCAGGGCTCATTTCTTGCTGGCATTAATGGACATGATCCTCAGACAAACAACCAGCCTGTTGAAAGTGGGGGAGAATCTCCATGCATCAGGACTATTGGCGACTTCCATGCAGACTACATTGAACATGCATTACTGAATCGGAGATCAAGTGCGGAGATGaagcaggaagagaggagagggtccTGTAGGGTGCATTTAGAAATCCTAAAAGGCAGAAACCTCCCGTGGGTGGAGGGGCCTGATGGAACCCTAAAACCACCAAGCTGCTATGTGAGAGCAACCATAGGGTCACATAATATCCAGACTAATATATGTCTAGAAGCTGATAATCCCATGTGGAATTATGCAGCTGATGTCTTACTGCCATATTCACAACTCTGCCAA ACTGATGGGAATTTAATACTAAAGGTTCATCATGGATCCTGGGATCAGCCACCCTCATTAGAAGATCCATtaatgggttttgtgtgtgtggatgccaCCTCAATATGGAGTGGACATGTCTCCCTCTGTGGCTGGTACCCGTTGCTTGACCTTCGAGGATGTGTCAGAGGGCATCTCAAA GTATCATTAACTCCTCATGAACCTCCTCAAGCTGGTGGCCCACCAAGGAAAGCATGTTACTCAGTGAACCTCCATGAAAATGTTGGTCAGAAGGTGATGCCAGAAACTTACAGATCTGGGCCCACATGCTCTCAACGTTCTGACAAGAGCAGTGACACTAGTTTGAGGGAGAGGCAGAGTCATGTGGCAAGTGATGCGGAAACTTCTAAAAGAGAGTCTTTAAAACCCCTGTCTCCAAACATCATGCAGAAACATTCTCCCAAATCCCAGAGAAAAACCTATAGCAGTGGAAGTGAAGGTAGCACTAGCGATGCAAGTAGTTCGCCTTACAAGAATGTTGATTCCTCTGTTTATTCCAAGTATTCTGTGATAAGCTCTGggtctgttgttgttgatggtgagGTTCTGAATGATGTGTCTGGATTTCATGGTGGGGTGTCAAATAAAAAGTCCTCCTCCTCACATGAGAACTTGCGTGCGGCGACAACGGGTGTAGAAAACAAGGCTTCTTATGATAGAAAGTATTCCAGTATCCCAGTGTTCTCTCCCCACAAAGATTCAAACAAATTGGCAGatcaagagaatgaaagaaaaaaatcaggtgaTAATCTTCCAGAAGTCAattacagagaaaaagaaaataaaactcctAGTACATCTGTTCACAGCCAGGGTTTCTGTCGGCACAAAGGAACAGTTATAGTTAAAGGCGTAGCATCAGACTCTGATAAAGGGTCTGGTTCAGGAGCTGGATCCCGAGTGAGTGAGGATAATGAACACAGTACACCAAAAATGGAGCGAAGAAAAGGCTCTATTTTGCTCAAAGACTCCCTAATTGTTTCTCATTTTAGAATGCAAAAAGAGGAAGACAGCAACAAAGAAACGGCCTCTCAGGAGAATATTCTGCCCAGCCGTGTTCCATCAAGTCCAAGgtatggagaaaaggaaagaactgtGTCCAATGAATGCCCAGGGTCGCAGTCGCAACAACCCAGCCAGCCACCCGCTTCAAGCTCAGGAACAACCACAACAGCAGATAAACCAAGTTCCTGTCTCAAAGTACCTGGCAGCCCATCTCTAAGGGCCAAGCATGTTACCTTTGCTCACAAGCTGGTACAACACCAAGATAGAGAGAGCTCCAGTGACCAGAGCAGGAGACAGCCAGGCCTTACACAGCAATCACATGACTTGTACAGGACAAGCCACGAGACCTTTGGAAGTGCAGTTAATGAGAGGAATATCTTGGATCCAGAAAGCAGGCAGAAATTACCCAGAGGGCATGCACCCACAGAGAGATCTGACCTGCAGGTTGTGCCATGTCGTGAGGGTGACACCCAGGTTGTCACCACAACTGTGAGTGCCCAGGGGAGCAGAAGTTACAGTGTAGTTTCAGGTTTTGACAGCAAGGGAATGATGGAAGCCAGAAAATCAAGGGACAACAAGTCAGATCTCATCATGGCCTTTTCATGGATGAATCAGAGTTCAGAGTCGGACACACCTTGTGTATCCTTCATTGAACAAAGACAGAATGTAAAGGAGGCAGAGTCAGGGGGGAAAGGCCATCATATGAATAACTCGACAGATAACAAAGGCTCACCAGCTATGGGAAACCACACTGGAAGTCCACAAAAAAAGTCAAGGAAATTCAGAAATAGATTAGCAGCCAATTTTCACTTGAAGTAG
- the LOC119586831 gene encoding uncharacterized protein LOC119586831 isoform X1, giving the protein MADRTLPPQVEGPSQGRLDMIVGRPSLFPAPKATQTFVFTFRWWGDTQPCVLRLPPNKSEVRIVYHITCSPRSFRQYLLDAGSLHVSLRIEGSGKTHDMEEDHQLNNELQNLKKSGIETPRQKLLRRQLRLKKGWQDGDVVGSFMLPDMKLNTRGDYVRECRIVDSSADIVGTIVVTLVFLEGSLDDFHHLKISNDEQTSPNDKSSETRPKARPSGIPVRETHASKIPKNVNEGYRPRSRSSSFRNSPRSKSEPLKSPRKQQGDHLIQGYQGKENEAPPRMREAKGSQPMESQEPQVVLRRGRGENQSLIRERPASWGLYPLLNGADPYSLVAISYLCGFSSQLHHHSRRETGLNTCTSPQRFHLLESGAVKKEDLPILMQVLEGRSPSLDLSNLDPDTQKLLEGLDLSMSFSGISTTSPGRSFSRSDTSGMEKQGEKSRSQGFSVFKGNEQDSMSFSGMSMTSGVWPLERMEECQGSKPVLQERVQPHASPRAARRLSQTGSAKSKIPMSHAGSKSPGTACRSLLSRPTADRTISAAARDASFTSKDEEDLSDIQENGPIGRRASDGPSTRRGSEEEGSVLVVDVGTLTLAPSLLPVRPPDKKEKISGVKVMHRSRVCYLTTLEVKLPGVEIPPEWDLLQTCASRQLADNEINYNVREVLKLPPAPALEILRGQLEIRSVCRRLGERDSEEVGSASVSMMDLWQLSGSEVQVPLFRSEVPDGKDSLTKRRKAKRKEEGDVKQSYANLTFTARLGLAVGQSHHTGDLEEPWDLHHRKGSHEVGSHMGHPDSKPKEMPYLAKLREKGYTHALPSTPPPHAGPRSHRDPDGEDREVIRIFKPRPVPPENYEPFQSAVFNSIYLPTHMSPREKIYNGAWQQQPGRVEVVDSILSSPVPTKVVSSCDTGFRIYQGSFLAGINGHDPQTNNQPVESGGESPCIRTIGDFHADYIEHALLNRRSSAEMKQEERRGSCRVHLEILKGRNLPWVEGPDGTLKPPSCYVRATIGSHNIQTNICLEADNPMWNYAADVLLPYSQLCQTDGNLILKVHHGSWDQPPSLEDPLMGFVCVDATSIWSGHVSLCGWYPLLDLRGCVRGHLKVSLTPHEPPQAGGPPRKACYSVNLHENVGQKVMPETYRSGPTCSQRSDKSSDTSLRERQSHVASDAETSKRESLKPLSPNIMQKHSPKSQRKTYSSGSEGSTSDASSSPYKNVDSSVYSKYSVISSGSVVVDGEVLNDVSGFHGGVSNKKSSSSHENLRAATTGVENKASYDRKYSSIPVFSPHKDSNKLADQENERKKSGDNLPEVNYREKENKTPSTSVHSQGFCRHKGTVIVKGVASDSDKGSGSGAGSRVSEDNEHSTPKMERRKGSILLKDSLIVSHFRMQKEEDSNKETASQENILPSRVPSSPRYGEKERTVSNECPGSQSQQPSQPPASSSGTTTTADKPSSCLKVPGSPSLRAKHVTFAHKLVQHQDRESSSDQSRRQPGLTQQSHDLYRTSHETFGSAVNERNILDPESRQKLPRGHAPTERSDLQVVPCREGDTQVVTTTVSAQGSRSYSVVSGFDSKGMMEARKSRDNKSDLIMAFSWMNQSSESDTPCVSFIEQRQNVKEAESGGKGHHMNNSTDNKGSPAMGNHTGSPQKKSRKFRNRLAANFHLK; this is encoded by the exons ATGGCGGacagaaccctccccccccaagtgGAGGGGCCGTCACAg GGCCGCCTCGATATGATAGTTGGTCGTCCGTCTTTGTTCCCCGCACCCAAAGCAACACAAACCTTCGTCTTCACATTCCGGTGGTGGGGGGACACGCAACCCTGTGTATTACG GCTTCCTCCAAACAAAAGCGAAGTAAGAATTGTTTATCACATAACATGCAGCCCTCGGTCCTTCCGTCAGTATCTTCTGGATGCTGGAAGCCTGCATGTGAGCCTCAGGATAGAAGGTTCTGGGAAAACGCACGATATGGAGGAGGACCATCAGTTAAACAACGAATTACAGAATCTGAAGAAATCTGGAATAGAAACCCCAAGACAAAAGTTGCTAAGAAGGCAGCTGCGTCTCAAGAAGGGCTGGCAAGATGGGGATGTTGTTGGGAGCTTCATGTTGCCAGACATGAAGCTAAACACTAGAGGTGACTATGTCCGTGAGTGCCGGATAGTCGACTCCTCTGCTGATATTGTTGGCACGATTGTGGTGACGTTGGTATTTCTTGAAGGCAGTCTGGATGACTTTCACCACCTGAAGATATCAAATGATGAACAAACATCACCAAATGACAAGAGCAGTGAAACAAGACCCAAAGCTCGGCCCTCTGGAATCCCAGTGAGGGAGACCCATGCTAGTAAAATTCCCAAGAACGTCAATGAGGGATACAGACCGAGGAGTCGAAGTAGTAGCTTCAGGAATTCTCCAAGATCGAAGAGTGAGCCACTGAAGTCTCCCAGGAAACAGCAAGGGGACCACCTGATCCAGGGTTACCAGGGGAAGGAAAACGAGGCTCCACCAAGAATGAGGGAGGCCAAGGGGAGTCAGCCAATGGAGAGCCAAGAGCCCCAGGTTGTGctgcggagagggaggggtgagaaccAGTCTCTCATCAGGGAACGGCCAGCAAGTTGGGGTCTGTATCCTCTGTTAAATGGGGCGGATCCATATTCCTTAGTTG CCATCTCCTACCTGTGTGGATTCTCGTCCCAACTCCATCACCATTCCAGACGCGAAACTGGCCTAAACACCTGCACCTCTCCACAACGTTTTCATCTACTTG AGTCTGGAGCTGTGAAGAAGGAAGACCTTCCTATCCTCATGCAGGTCTTGGAGGGTAGATCACCTAGTCTTGATCTTTCCAACCTTGACCCAGACACACAGAAGCTCCTTGAGGGACTAGACCTGTCCATGAGCTTCTCGGGAATCAGCACCACATCCCCAGGGAGAAGCTTCTCCAGGAGTGACACCTCAGGAATGGAGAAGCAGGGAGAGAAATCCAGATCACAGGGGTTCTCTGTCTTCAAGGGGAATGAACAGGATTCAATGAGCTTCTCAGGCATGTCCATGACATCAGGAGTTTGGCCACTGGAGAGGATGGAAGAGTGCCAGGGTAGCAAGCCAGTGTTGCAGGAAAGGGTACAACCCCATGCAAGTCCAAGGGCTGCTAGAAGGCTTAGTCAAACTGGCAGTGCAAAATCAAAGATACCAATGAGCCATGCAGGATCCAAGAGCCCGGGGACAGCGTGTCGGTCTTTGCTGTCAAGGCCAACTGCAGATAGGACCATTTCAGCTGCGGCCAGGGATGCTTCATTCACCTCAAAGGATGAAGAGGATCTTTCTGATATTCAGGAAAATGGACCTATCGGGAGAAGGGCTTCTGATGGTCCGTCAACAAGAAGGGGATCAGAAG AAGAGGGTTCTGTGTTGGTAGTCGATGTTGGCACGCTGACTTTGGCTCCTTCACTGCTTCCCGTTAGACCACCTGATAAGAAGGAGAAGATCAGCG GTGTGAAGGTCATGCATCGCAGTCGAGTATGTTACCTGACCACATTGGAGGTGAAGTTACCAGGAGTTGAAATTCCTCCAGAATGGGACTTGTTGCAGACCTGTGCTTCGAGGCAATTAGCTGACAATG AAATCAACTACAATGTAAGGGAGGTGCTGAAACTTCCGCCAGCACCAGCACTGGAGATCCTCAGAGGACAGCTGGAAATCAG ATCTGTGTGTCGACGCCTTGGAGAAAGGGACAGTGAAGAAGTTGGCAGTGCTAGTGTCAGCATGATGGACTTATGGCAGCTCAGTGGCTCAGAGGTGCAGGTACCTCTCTTCCGTTCTGAAGTACCAGATGGTAAAGATTCGCTGACCAAGAGACGGAAGgccaagaggaaagaggagggagatgtgAAGCAGTCATATGCAAATTTAACCTTCACTGCGAGGCTAGGGCTTGCGGTGGGACAATCACATCATACTGGAGACCTTGAAGAACCATGGGATCTCCATCATAGAAAAGGCTCACACGAAGTTGGATCCCACATGGGACACCCTGATTCAAAGCCAAAAGAAATGCCTTACCTTGCAAAactgagagagaaaggatatacACATGCACTTCcttccacacccccaccacatgcTGGCCCCAGGTCTCACAGAGATCCAGATGGTGAAGACAGAGAGGTTATACGAATTTTCAAACCCCGACCTGTTCCGCCTGAGAATTATGAACCCTTTCAGTCAGCTGTCTTCAACTCAATATACCTCCCGACACACATGAGCCCGAGAGAAAAAATTTACAACGGGGCTTGGCAACAGCAACCGGGGAGAGTTGAGGTAGTGGACAGCATCCTTAGCAGCCCTGTCCCTACCAAGGTTGTTAGCTCCTGTGATACTGGATTTCGCATTTACCAGGGCTCATTTCTTGCTGGCATTAATGGACATGATCCTCAGACAAACAACCAGCCTGTTGAAAGTGGGGGAGAATCTCCATGCATCAGGACTATTGGCGACTTCCATGCAGACTACATTGAACATGCATTACTGAATCGGAGATCAAGTGCGGAGATGaagcaggaagagaggagagggtccTGTAGGGTGCATTTAGAAATCCTAAAAGGCAGAAACCTCCCGTGGGTGGAGGGGCCTGATGGAACCCTAAAACCACCAAGCTGCTATGTGAGAGCAACCATAGGGTCACATAATATCCAGACTAATATATGTCTAGAAGCTGATAATCCCATGTGGAATTATGCAGCTGATGTCTTACTGCCATATTCACAACTCTGCCAA ACTGATGGGAATTTAATACTAAAGGTTCATCATGGATCCTGGGATCAGCCACCCTCATTAGAAGATCCATtaatgggttttgtgtgtgtggatgccaCCTCAATATGGAGTGGACATGTCTCCCTCTGTGGCTGGTACCCGTTGCTTGACCTTCGAGGATGTGTCAGAGGGCATCTCAAA GTATCATTAACTCCTCATGAACCTCCTCAAGCTGGTGGCCCACCAAGGAAAGCATGTTACTCAGTGAACCTCCATGAAAATGTTGGTCAGAAGGTGATGCCAGAAACTTACAGATCTGGGCCCACATGCTCTCAACGTTCTGACAAGAGCAGTGACACTAGTTTGAGGGAGAGGCAGAGTCATGTGGCAAGTGATGCGGAAACTTCTAAAAGAGAGTCTTTAAAACCCCTGTCTCCAAACATCATGCAGAAACATTCTCCCAAATCCCAGAGAAAAACCTATAGCAGTGGAAGTGAAGGTAGCACTAGCGATGCAAGTAGTTCGCCTTACAAGAATGTTGATTCCTCTGTTTATTCCAAGTATTCTGTGATAAGCTCTGggtctgttgttgttgatggtgagGTTCTGAATGATGTGTCTGGATTTCATGGTGGGGTGTCAAATAAAAAGTCCTCCTCCTCACATGAGAACTTGCGTGCGGCGACAACGGGTGTAGAAAACAAGGCTTCTTATGATAGAAAGTATTCCAGTATCCCAGTGTTCTCTCCCCACAAAGATTCAAACAAATTGGCAGatcaagagaatgaaagaaaaaaatcaggtgaTAATCTTCCAGAAGTCAattacagagaaaaagaaaataaaactcctAGTACATCTGTTCACAGCCAGGGTTTCTGTCGGCACAAAGGAACAGTTATAGTTAAAGGCGTAGCATCAGACTCTGATAAAGGGTCTGGTTCAGGAGCTGGATCCCGAGTGAGTGAGGATAATGAACACAGTACACCAAAAATGGAGCGAAGAAAAGGCTCTATTTTGCTCAAAGACTCCCTAATTGTTTCTCATTTTAGAATGCAAAAAGAGGAAGACAGCAACAAAGAAACGGCCTCTCAGGAGAATATTCTGCCCAGCCGTGTTCCATCAAGTCCAAGgtatggagaaaaggaaagaactgtGTCCAATGAATGCCCAGGGTCGCAGTCGCAACAACCCAGCCAGCCACCCGCTTCAAGCTCAGGAACAACCACAACAGCAGATAAACCAAGTTCCTGTCTCAAAGTACCTGGCAGCCCATCTCTAAGGGCCAAGCATGTTACCTTTGCTCACAAGCTGGTACAACACCAAGATAGAGAGAGCTCCAGTGACCAGAGCAGGAGACAGCCAGGCCTTACACAGCAATCACATGACTTGTACAGGACAAGCCACGAGACCTTTGGAAGTGCAGTTAATGAGAGGAATATCTTGGATCCAGAAAGCAGGCAGAAATTACCCAGAGGGCATGCACCCACAGAGAGATCTGACCTGCAGGTTGTGCCATGTCGTGAGGGTGACACCCAGGTTGTCACCACAACTGTGAGTGCCCAGGGGAGCAGAAGTTACAGTGTAGTTTCAGGTTTTGACAGCAAGGGAATGATGGAAGCCAGAAAATCAAGGGACAACAAGTCAGATCTCATCATGGCCTTTTCATGGATGAATCAGAGTTCAGAGTCGGACACACCTTGTGTATCCTTCATTGAACAAAGACAGAATGTAAAGGAGGCAGAGTCAGGGGGGAAAGGCCATCATATGAATAACTCGACAGATAACAAAGGCTCACCAGCTATGGGAAACCACACTGGAAGTCCACAAAAAAAGTCAAGGAAATTCAGAAATAGATTAGCAGCCAATTTTCACTTGAAGTAG